The window acatgaaaATCATTATTCAAAAACAATTCAATTAATTTGTATATAAGCATTAGAAAACCAGAAGTACAAAgctcattctttttttatatatacaagctATCTCGGACAGATGTAAGTccaacaaattattaaaaacagctacatgtatttgtttttagtacATTTCTGGtgttttaaaaatcatttcacaatttttaaaaattaaatttaatctaATACTAtttaaaatcatgcatttttcctATGATTTGCCCTCATCATTATGTACTCAAAATTGTAAtgaatgtactgtaaattcagaaaatctgaaattattgccaggtttttattattgcaaaaaaggCAAGAGttgtaaaaacaataatttaaacttgcactTTGGAAATATTCAATATCATAATGAATTATagaggatttttctcaaaatcgtaaaaattaaaatagcatttaagtctaaaatgacaaaatcgcaataataaatgcatgcagtagtttctgaatttactgttctgttttttttaaaactattatacATATAGTACACACTgttcatacaaatgtatatgtttctTTGCATCATTGACCGGTTCAAGGAGCCCTAACTCCCAGTTTGGTGGAAGTTTTAATACAGGTattattaatatcattattaCTATTTTAATAATTCCAACTATGCTTTAAACCAATATAAACTATCTATTTTGCACAATACATGACATATACTTTTCTTCATTTCACTACTCTACATTACAGCATCTGTAATTGGGTAATTTTACTTCAATGCCACAGGAAGGAACAAGTatgacataaaaaagtgcaaaattAAATTCCTACAAATGAAGCATGATATAGTATTTGTATGATTTATTGAGTAGAATTTTCCATCTGTTTCCCAACAATGAATTAATCTAAGTTACTTACTATTGATCTTTTACATTGAAAAAATCTGTATCTGAGTTCATGACATTCCATTGGTACTGTAGGATTGTGTGTTCCTAATTTTAAACATTCCCTGGGTGTCCTTTTATCCtacaaaattacaaacaaaaaaccTGACACATGCTTTTATCTTAGGTATTTTTAACTAGATTGATTGATAAAGCTTAATGTAGTATCAGAGCAAAGAGGATATGAtacatcaaaaatttaaaaagttcaaTGGTGGACAAAACTATTTGTAAACATAGATCATGAACATAAACGAGTgaaaaataacattccttatcgtttgatatatagacaataatagtgcattgacttgacatatcaacgatataaggatgaggcttagaaacggggaaatgcgaggctgtgccgagcattttccccgtgtcgggccgaatccttatatcgttgatatgtcaagtcaatgcactattattgtctttatactgcaatctaaaaaaacattttcaattgttgtttattgtgttaatgttatttatttgatttaaatattgggaaaaatccccctttaaaaaggcctcatatcacacagacggagaaatataaaacacgatgaaatgtacatcattaccgcaatcaatgatgaacgaattcgttgcagactaaaatatcatcaataaacataaaacataatgatttataggttgcacacaaaaaaatattaataagtgaaatataaaaatagcaaaactttgagtcgttaaacgcagcgttgtttacattggaaacaagaacaggttgaagaggtcgtatgaataattaaatataatttcgacaatttctatttaaatattcatgaggaaaagtgatatcaggtcagtgaccgtatatggcatagaaatatacagtcaacgcattttgactgctcaaatagaacgagtgcagtataaaaatacatatcttcaatgaatactgataaaaatacttttgttaacaacataaattaataatatgaaactgttttgtagttggatatatatatatatatatataagaaaaaattcATTGATAATATAAATGCACAAGTACCTATAAATTGTGTTAAAGCATgtggaagaatatctcaagaacgttttgcGACAATACCGACAAGGACCAGTAACTCTATAATTGTTTTTTGCGGGAATATATGAATGCCTACTCGCAtctaatcttttagaaaaatctaatttttacagaaaagtgtctccaccatgcacttgcattgcactattattagaatagtagaatggaatgatatacaaatggatggaaatcatatatacatgtgattgtaattttaatataatatataacaacaaatcagTCTATACagtataatagttattacggtgaagTTGAATTTCCTGtgatttattcatcatccacgcaccaACTAGTCTCAGAAAAAAGTAcatctctgtacattaacctcagtttcGGGTAAAgaaatatgtgattttttttctgagacaagtacatttgaccatccacaagaacttgtggtcatctgatgttcagtacttcagtgcTTTGATTTccaaattgttttgttaaaaaaataggCCTTTTGTTTTCTCTATAACCTTTAaagttgtttcatatttttcatgtcaggtcCTTTTATTGCCGACTACATTGTTTGGGTTTGTCTTATTGTTGCAGGTCAtactgttgcctataattgcttacattcacttcatttcaACTGTGTTGGATAGTTTTcgcatttgcaatcataccacatcaccttcaatatttttatatctacTAGTTCATTTggaaatgcataaaaaaaaaattaaaatctacaATATTTGTTTACCTTTTGTACACAGTCACTGTATATAAGACAATCTCTTAGTTCATGTCGTAATCTGTCACATGATTTCTTATATTTACCATCATCATCAGCCATTGAAGAATTATCTTCCAATCACCTAATAGaacaaataaaaggaaaaggTTATATTTCACATAAACGTATACTTTACACCAATTTGTTGCTATATTAAATTGCAATTGAAGAGCATTCtcaaatttgtttgtttaatgtGAATTCAAATTTATACATCATTTTGATTTTATGTGTGACATATAAAATCTTTACTTCTTCATCTGATGAGTTCACTATTCAATCTTAATGTTTTTAAACTAATTGATTAAAGAATGTATTCTTCTGAGGTTTCGTTCAagaattatttcaaaaacatgtgaTACATCTGGAAAATAGCgatgaatttaaaaaatgttataaccatgataaccaaactgaactctgtgaaaaaattgtgtactttcaattGGTAGTTtatgggtaaaaaaaaattaaaatttttatcacTAATCAATTCAGTTTTTTTagtcaaaattttgagaaaatgggtgaggggcACAAGAAATTATTTTACCAGAAACATTGTTACATGTAGGCCTATATCCCAATCCCCTATAACTTTccttatactttatatttgtattttttcaatcatttataaccaagaagttaaaataatatgcattttgttcttaaaacagaGAAAATTGACATGAAAAAGAGAGCTGTGGTATCATGGTTAGTGCATCAGACTTCTAACACAAAGGttctggttcgattcccgtttctggatgaaaatttcagagactgaattttcggctctcctttgacaccatttgctagtatggtcttgagaaaatGATGATAGTCCAtcagaaggggacgataaatggctgactaATGTAAAGAGAGAGCTATATTTCAAtgtatctcttgcacgttaaagacacccaaggcagcactcgcaccctcaaagtgaaaagggattaatatataagatgcaaaacttgtttcccaatccactataaataaatatgtttaaacttaactAAGACatgaaaaagcatcaaaatattaacacctacctaaagtgtttttttaactagatgtgtcaaagcgacacaaatggccccgtctcaaaaagttgaaaaatttcaatgacacatgtggacacaaacatgatggtgcATTGTACTCTCACATATCAAAattcagctcaaaatctggaggtgtATAGGAAAATGTCCATATaactgattttcaaaaattttcaaagttgtaaactcttaattttggcaaaaattagcagagtggaacaaaacttgaacttgatctgtaactcatcatggttagctcaTCACATACCAAAAGTCACCCCAATATCTGAcaccatttagaaaaaaaggtctgtataactgtgatttttaaaaatttatctaATTCCAAAGCCcgaaatttcagcaaaaattagccgagcggaacaaaactaaaacttgatctgtaactcatcatgagtaacgcACATACAAAATaacagcccaatatctgaaagcatttagaaaaacagtctgtataattgtgattttcaacaatttattaaagtccaaagcccgtaatttcggcaaaaattatcggggcggaacaaaacttaaacttgatctgtaaaccataatggttaactcacataccaaaaaaatcagcccaatatttgaagatgtttagaaaaaaactctgtataatggtttgttgcagaatgacaGAATGACAGAATTTCCGATGGATGGAATTATGGAATGACGGACAAggataaaactatatggcactgacaactttgttgcagggccataaaaagttaaatttattcagattgatCCATTTCATCtatattaaaagtatgaaaaaaagtttaattgtggaactgtggtCTTTTGCACGATAAAAGcccaaaaatggttaaaaattgatgaaaatgtgaaaatcatcaaaattgagtacatttttgtacttacAAAGGGCCGTAGCAAGAAAGGAAGTGCACCAcgatatgattttttcttcaccaattattttttaacagtcttataaacccaaacatcaggttaagaaaaaattTTAGTTCTAGAAATTGTTGGCTCCTCAGACATTGTCAGAGGCATTGTGGAAATTGCTGTTCATCGGTATGGTATGTAAAGTAGTTTTGTTCTGCGTTTTTTTTCCATATTACAGTAATCTACCTTGGTCCTAGCTTGTTTGTTAATAGCTTTCTTTCTAGAATGGATTGGCAATCTTCGACTTGGAAAAGGGTTTGTAATGTTATCCATATTGTAATGTACAAAGAGAGATCATATGGATGAAAGGGTTCGCTTAAACAAATTTGGACATCTAGACGAGTGTCGCcttaacaaattaacaaattaagACATATAGAGGAGTGCCTAGAGATTGTTGCTACATTGTAATTAGTACGcccaaaaaaagaaaacagcCTGCAAAGAACCATATATTATTTGCATATCAGTTGATCTGAAAGTAATGCTGCTTTTTAATTAATACTTTGTGCAAGTtgtccattttctacatttgaaaatacctgtaccaagtcaggaatatgacagttgttgtccatccaattgatgttttatcatttgattttgccatttgattacggaaatccattttgaattttgctcaTAGTCgatagagttcagtatttttactTAACCTGAACATATGAATTTATACTGGTTTCAATTTTCGCCGTTTACTACAAACTTAAAATTATTCAAAGTCTTTGCTGTCACAGTTAAATCTGACAGGTTTTTCAACAGATCCACTACTCTAACTGAAAAAGTATTAAgttttcaattcaaaatattttattgttcaaatatcaaatgtacatttaaacaaagggaTTGGACAAAAGGCAGTGCCTATACAAATCCTTTCCCATACAAGTATTAAGTCTATGTGTCGTTTTACactgtttttaaaaagtttaaaggAGTGACCTCTAGTATTTATCAGATGGTGTTTACCAAATAGGCTCATCCAGTTGATATCATCTTGAcatctattttatatatacattgtttaataaatatacattatatacatttacaaatgtagtgtgtctttcttttctcttcattgtaatcattgatttaattgtattCAATAGAGGGATGAAATTATCTCTCAGGGATATTTTTTAGACTTGATTTAAAGAAGAAGAATGGCAAAATTGAATGTCTAGTTATATTGGCTTTAATCTATAGCTTTCGGgtcgatccgtcccacgtcgatccggcccatatgtaaagtcgatccggcaccaataaaaaatatatttctatgaaatatatatatatgaattgtaATTCATACAATTCATAaatgttcattatttttattataatgttaaaggtgtacggtaaaaaaaataatattaaaggcctttgaaaatattttctttagatgagttcaaaacaactaggttgattatgtttttattacaagttttcaagatcattgggtataattatattacaggggcggatgcaggaattttcgaaaggggggggtgctaacccatgctaacccagggcaaagggggggtgcaaaacatatgtcccgatacaaatgcattgatcggcaaaaataaagggggggtgcgcacccccggaaccccccccccccccccctggatccgccactgtattaaaacgtatataaaaaaattcagaCATCAACATTAATTAATCAGCAACAGAgacataaaatacaatataatctCTGTCAGCAGTAATTCAAAgcattttctttcaattgactgtGATCCTTACAAGTTTTACAAGGTCCATTGTGTgaacttaataaaataaaaatcgccatgaaattcaaagtaaaagttatcatggaaaataacttcataatttaaaaatgtagaaactgcgatacaaacagacacaataacacTCATTTTCGTATcgatttaaaatagttctttaactGGCCACTCCAATACTTCACTGACCTGTTGTCATCCATCATTGgacacttttttttcaaattccattctgttaaaatttgtgacaaattcctcaaaaatcaatatagttaattcatattttattatggggccggattgacttggggacggatcgacgtgggccggatcgacttgggccggatcgactttgggccggattgacttggggccggatcggtaTGTGGCCGGAACGACCGGATAGCAATCTATATGTATCAATTTATTAATTGTGTTAGTCAGTTACTGGCAGTAATACTGCACTTTAGTCAAGTGCTATAAATTGGGATGCCAACTTTTCTGCTAAAATGACAGAACTTTCAATCTATTGTGTACCTATCTGAACACATTTgacccccccccctccaaaaaaaaaagaagtaagtTAAATtaatacaatgaaaaaaaaattgataaaaattattttaaaattctaactGTCTGACAACATATCCAATTATATTACATTGattgtttagaaataaaataataaaatgaccttttttatcatgtttatttttatatttttcagcacTGGAAAGAAATATTGTTGTGTCCCAGGATGCAGTCATACATCTGACAAGATAGGACCAGATGGAACAAAATTTATACTTCACCGTATTCCCATGTCAGAAAAAAAAGCCCATATTAAAAAACTATGGATTCAGAGACTTAAAAATGTGAGGGCAAACTTAATTGTTAATGACAGTACAAGAGTTTGTAGTGCTCATTTTGATGGACCATTTACACATGAATCAATTCCAACTATCTTTCCTTCTAAGCCAATGAAGAAGGTGACTACACGTCGTCCACTTTTTAGAAAAGAAGTCCATTCAGAAAATACAAATACTGACACAGCGGAGTTAGacgaaaatgaaaatataaaaataccaaACATTAGTACATGTATCATGAAGGATCTTAATATTGCCTCTGACATTGACAAAGTAAATACGTGTTCATTCAGGACAAGCTGTACACAAACTGAAATTACTacatttacaaccaatgcaaGTACATGTACAACAACAGACAATATTGAGACAGATATCAAGATCCATTCTGTGAGTGTAGGCATTCAGACAGACTTGCCACaaataacaattgaaaatgtgAAACATGATAATGCCAAAGTGAGATTTTACACTGGATTTGTTAATTTTAGTGTTTTTTGGATGTTCTTTTCAGTACTACTTAAACATGGAGCAGATAAGCTGAATTATTGGGAAGGAGAATCCCGATCCATGGGTGAAAAATCCTACCAACAAGAAGGAAATTTAAAACCAGGAAGAAAACGCTTTTTAAGACCAATTGATGAATTCTTTATGGTTATGATGCGATTGCGACTAGGACTTCTGCAGGAACATTTAGCTGATATTTTTAGAGTGTCTGAATCCACTGTTTCTCGTATAATGAACACTTGGATTAACTTTCTATTTGATAATTGCAAATCATTAGTAACCTGGCCAACACGAGAACAAATAGTTTGTAACTTGCCAAAACTTTTCACTGGGCATCCAGATACAAGAATTGTGGTAGATTGCACTGAATTTTACATTGAAAAACCTTCATCATTAAAGGCTCAATGGATGACTTGGTCTGAATACAAGCACTCTAACACCTTCAAGGTACTGATTGGTGTAACACCAAGTGGCATGGTAACTTTCATTTCTAGACTGTGGGGAGGAAATGTGTCAGATCGTCACATTGTGCAACATGATGAATTTTTGCCAAAACTTAGCAAAGGGGATGTAATTATGGCTGATAAGGGCTTCACCGTAGAAGACCTGCTTCCAGCCGATGTGGGACTAAATATGCCACCAAGAGTCTCAACGAAGAAACAGATGTCACACCTGGAATTTTTTAAGACCAATAGCATTGCTTCTGCAAGAATAGTTGTGGAAATGAAAATGGAGCAAATAAAAAACTATAATATACTTAACTCTCGTTTACCAATATCTGAGGCTCATTTATCAGAGCAAATGATTTTCATTTGTGCCGCATTTACAAATTTGTTGCCTCCacttcttaaataaaacatgaaaaaaattacCTAAATCATGTTCATGTATTTTGCTTGCTAATCATGCCAATTTAACttccaaaatttaaaacttattaATTAAGACCAAATAATGGAAATTCCAAGATATTcatatcttttgtttttaatgGTTGTACATAAAACAGTGTCAGGGATGCAACATAATCAGTTGAAATTGTTGTATACTTTTTTGTATGCTTAAAAGCAGAATCGATAGAAAAATATGACTAAAATTATACATATAGTTATTTTCAGTATGTCTGTCATGTCtgtcattaaaaataaaaaaatttaaatcatgggaactcttttaaaaaaaattaaaacacaaatttattttaacaaaattaatatatactTGGTGTATTTTTGTCAAAAGAATCAAcacttatatgaaaaaaataacctttactttaattatcaaatgattatattatttaaaaactttaacctacaTTTTATAATTCATATAATTTCTTTCAACTGTTCTGTCTGTTGTAAATGGAAAGTGTCTACTGTCAGGATCCCCCCGGAGTGCAACAAAATCTGGTTAAACACGGTGTTgatatactatttttttaaatttattattattgatatttgaataatttttttttggtgtaCGCCTTCTAAAAGGGTTACTCTTACATGGAAAGTAATTTATCTTCATTTCCTTATCATTTGTTATATCATTATAAAATCTTTTTTGAACCTGAGCctccaaaaaaaatgtaaaacaaactgtATTTATGACAGAAACTAATAACTATATTTCCTGCAATTATTTGCAGAGCAAAAAAAACTGTCAATCTCGGTTTTGAATTCTTTTCAAAAGGTAGTAAGCAATGTGttcatgttatgttttttttggttatatccTGTTAATAAAAATGATGAAACTTTTTTAATCATTTCTTGATTTTATTGGCCTCTTGGATTTTACAAACTTTAATTAACATAGAACCTAAAATTACCAAAGAAAAAGTATTTCAACTCGATTGACAAAAACATTCAGTTCCTGCCTCATTTATTTTGAATTCACTTTCATCCGCCATGTCCATCCTCAACATGCTCAACAGATGTGTATTTTGGAGAGAAATTTTAGGTGTAAACAgtttgtctgtccatctgtcagtccgACTTATCAGTTTCTcactcttttttatttatttgttcatgaagatattgatttgatatttggtaatgtatataattttataatgactCGATTCCTTTCAATTTCGAATTTTGTCTTAAGTCTGATGATTTTGTCCAGAGTTATGGTTCTTGGATTTATGTTTTGGCATgacttcttttatttttgtttgttttctttattttgtacataaatcaggtcattagttttctggtttcaattgttttacatttgtcagttagCATGGTTATGGCCTTTTATATCCTACTATGCAATATGGGTTTCACTCACTATTGAAGATCATACAGGTCTTTGTAAATTTCTGTGACATTTAAATTTAGTCTCAtgtggaaaattgtctcattggcaatcatgtaccacatctttttattaatatttatttcatttatactaaccatgaaaacttaactttgactatTGAACCCTGCAACTGAGATGAACCGACCAGGCAGTCATGTATCATACAATCatttcattcaacaaatataATAAGATAAGAAGAGGGGCTAAatagtatgtacatgtacattgtacctgAACAAAGGGACAAGAGGTCAGTATCATGAGTCTATAGCTAGACTCAATGTTCTGATAGGCATAcataatctgatgtacagtagttgtcgtttgtttatgtaatttatacatgtttctcggttttttatatacatgtagattagaccgttggttttcccgtttgaatggttctacacgtctagtaattttggggccctttaaagctttttgttcagtgtgagccaaggctccgtgttgaaggctgtacattgacctataatggtttacttttataaattgttatttggatggagagttgtctcattggcactcataccacatcttccgacatctatgataaacatgataaaacaccAAGAaggtttaaataatttaattaacaATAACACCTTTGATGAATGatgataaccatgataacaaatcaattaataaacaatgtcataCAGCAATAATAAGATTCTCATTTAAGTACAAAAATATGGGGGGAAAAAATATTTCTTACAATTtacaataatttgattttggatgtaacgcatcttctgattggctgacgtcgttttgtttatcagcccatagacataatatagtcatgtgaccgtgacatttttacatgatttactccggtttaaaatgaaatttagaattaaattataagaaataactgtaatattttttctgtctattcgaaataacataaaatatgtggtgtacactttaaaataacccgctacatTTGTACGTGGTTATTCAGTCTGCAccaaatttttatgttatttcttcatagacagaaaaaatattacagttattccttaaatgtcaaaataataaatgttaaaactCCTAAATCATAAAAACTTAATTtcaaaaaacttaatttaaaaaatcataatgtAAAAgtctcaaaaatcaaaataatcctCAATAAAAAATTtccaaagtaaataaaaaatatgaataagagCTCGAGATgaactttaatttgcctcaatGCTGCACAATCAACTGGTACATACCAATGGAAAGTCTTATATATAGGTCCAGTATAAAAGAAATGTGTAGTGAGaggttattattatatatatatagtttctgAAACTCTGAAGCCtttccaaaatttgaaaatgctacttatattaaaataagaaattaatCATTTCGACGACATGAAAATAAAAGTGCTTTGATCAAATAAAGCAAAATTGAAACTACATTAAACAATGGCTCTTCCCATAATGTTTTTGGTAAAACTTATACATCTGTCATAGCCCCAtgctaataatatatataataacaattcatgtttacaaacaaattatttgagTAAACGGACATGTCGAGTACTTGcaatatcatacatgtacatgccaTAGGCATGATAGGTAAAGATAATATTTGCCacttacatgtaatataaaaCACCAACTCATCCATCAATGACATCTTTTCTACCTTAATAAAAGAATTACTCCATAATGCTTTATGCTATAAACTATTGCCATTAACATGATCAAAGTTTTTGGATGTTTTTATGTTTgtttcatttacatgtatacaaGTGCCAAAAAATGAGAGATAATAGTCATAGAAAAATTTGTTTGTGGTATGATTTAACCATGATAACTACCGTATAGTATTAAAAAGACTAAAGGACAAATGTGTGAATAATTACTAggaattaaaaattatttataagcttctcaatgatcaaaattaatatttgtcaaactgctatatattcaatgatttttttctgataaagtgtgtggttaaagttttttggaaatttttatatttttgtcaaagtcaTGAAAGtgtcaaagttaatattttgtaaaaattttatgaaattaaatgagccaaataaattttagtcaaggtgttcaGTACCACCTTTTAAAAAAGTAAGGGaacatttattgctgtttatatttatatcagctattttggatatacatgtatattaaagtaGGTTTCTGATAGTCAAAATGGTAGTTAACAAGTTAAATTCTAATACAGTGGTTTCC of the Mytilus galloprovincialis chromosome 8, xbMytGall1.hap1.1, whole genome shotgun sequence genome contains:
- the LOC143085250 gene encoding cytochrome c oxidase assembly factor 5-like, which gives rise to MADDDGKYKKSCDRLRHELRDCLIYSDCVQKDKRTPRECLKLGTHNPTVPMECHELRYRFFQCKRSIIDMRARFRGIKD
- the LOC143042981 gene encoding uncharacterized protein LOC143042981, with the translated sequence MKKRAVVSCTGKKYCCVPGCSHTSDKIGPDGTKFILHRIPMSEKKAHIKKLWIQRLKNVRANLIVNDSTRVCSAHFDGPFTHESIPTIFPSKPMKKVTTRRPLFRKEVHSENTNTDTAELDENENIKIPNISTCIMKDLNIASDIDKVNTCSFRTSCTQTEITTFTTNASTCTTTDNIETDIKIHSVSVGIQTDLPQITIENVKHDNAKVRFYTGFVNFSVFWMFFSVLLKHGADKLNYWEGESRSMGEKSYQQEGNLKPGRKRFLRPIDEFFMVMMRLRLGLLQEHLADIFRVSESTVSRIMNTWINFLFDNCKSLVTWPTREQIVCNLPKLFTGHPDTRIVVDCTEFYIEKPSSLKAQWMTWSEYKHSNTFKVLIGVTPSGMVTFISRLWGGNVSDRHIVQHDEFLPKLSKGDVIMADKGFTVEDLLPADVGLNMPPRVSTKKQMSHLEFFKTNSIASARIVVEMKMEQIKNYNILNSRLPISEAHLSEQMIFICAAFTNLLPPLLK